A region from the Bacillota bacterium genome encodes:
- a CDS encoding DUF1957 domain-containing protein — MHKGFLAIVLHAHLPYVRHPERDECLEENWFYEAVTETYVPLYMVFSRLAEHGVPYRITISISPPLASMLGDELLRRRYLQRLDNLVELAEREVERTRWQPEFHESAIMYRDRFRRVREVYRGELRTNLLDGFKSLADAGRLELITSAATHGYLPLMDVCPEAARAQILTAVDFHKKVFGSPPKGMWLPECGYSPGHDWHLKEAGIRYFFTDSHGITYASPRPRYGVFAPVYTRAGVAAFGRDMESSKQVWSAMEGYPGDFDYREFYRDIGYELDIGYLRPYMCPSDIRHQTGIKYYRVTCRGEHKEPYVRAWAIEKAAVHAGNFVFNRQRQVEYLAGVMDRAPIVVAPYDAELFGHWWFEGPEFIDFLIRKIAYDQDTIKLVTPSDYLEVYPRNQVSTPSMSSWGYGGYSEVWLADANQWIYRHLHAAAWRMTELARRYPPPQPELTHRALTQAARELLLAQSSDWAFIMKTGTCADYAVQRTKAHISRFLRLSEDIQSGTVDSAWLCRVESQDNIFPDLDYSIWAGRPAQRQETWAAAGA; from the coding sequence ATGCACAAAGGTTTTCTCGCGATAGTGCTCCACGCGCACCTTCCGTATGTCAGGCACCCGGAACGGGACGAGTGCCTGGAAGAGAACTGGTTCTATGAGGCGGTCACTGAGACCTATGTTCCCCTGTACATGGTTTTCTCTCGTCTGGCTGAGCACGGGGTTCCATATCGAATCACGATCTCCATATCGCCTCCGCTCGCCTCCATGCTCGGGGATGAGCTTCTCCGTCGCAGGTACCTCCAGCGGTTGGACAACCTCGTGGAACTCGCTGAGAGGGAAGTCGAGAGGACCCGGTGGCAGCCTGAGTTCCACGAAAGCGCGATCATGTACAGGGATAGGTTTCGGAGAGTGCGTGAAGTCTACCGGGGCGAGCTCCGCACGAATCTCCTCGATGGCTTCAAGAGCCTTGCGGACGCCGGACGGCTCGAGCTGATAACGTCCGCGGCCACTCACGGATACCTCCCTCTCATGGATGTCTGCCCCGAGGCGGCAAGGGCTCAGATTCTCACGGCCGTGGATTTCCACAAGAAGGTCTTCGGTTCACCTCCCAAGGGCATGTGGCTACCAGAGTGCGGGTACAGTCCAGGACACGATTGGCACCTCAAAGAGGCGGGAATTCGGTATTTCTTCACCGACTCACACGGGATCACCTATGCATCCCCTCGCCCACGCTACGGGGTATTCGCACCTGTGTATACGCGGGCCGGTGTAGCCGCATTCGGGCGTGACATGGAGTCCTCGAAACAGGTTTGGAGCGCCATGGAGGGCTACCCGGGAGACTTCGACTACAGGGAGTTCTACCGGGATATCGGTTACGAGCTGGACATCGGCTACCTCCGCCCCTACATGTGCCCGTCTGACATAAGGCATCAGACAGGCATCAAGTACTACAGAGTCACATGCCGTGGAGAACACAAAGAGCCCTACGTAAGGGCCTGGGCGATTGAGAAGGCCGCAGTCCACGCAGGCAATTTCGTGTTCAACAGACAGCGGCAGGTGGAGTACTTGGCGGGGGTGATGGACAGGGCACCCATCGTTGTGGCGCCTTACGACGCAGAACTCTTCGGTCACTGGTGGTTTGAAGGCCCCGAGTTCATAGACTTCCTCATTCGCAAGATTGCTTACGACCAGGATACGATCAAACTGGTAACCCCCTCCGACTACCTGGAGGTTTACCCAAGGAACCAGGTCTCTACGCCTTCTATGTCGTCATGGGGATATGGCGGGTATAGTGAGGTGTGGCTCGCTGATGCAAACCAGTGGATCTACCGGCACCTCCACGCGGCTGCATGGCGCATGACCGAGCTTGCGCGCCGCTATCCGCCGCCACAGCCGGAGTTGACCCATCGGGCTCTCACTCAAGCCGCCCGGGAGCTCCTGCTCGCGCAGAGCTCCGACTGGGCTTTCATTATGAAGACCGGGACATGCGCGGACTACGCGGTACAGCGCACCAAGGCTCACATCTCCCGGTTTCTCCGGCTCAGCGAAGACATACAGTCCGGCACAGTGGACAGTGCCTGGCTTTGCAGAGTGGAATCCCAAGACAACATCTTCCCCGACCTCGACTACTCGATCTGGGCGGGACGGCCTGCACAGAGGCAGGAGACCTGGGCCGCGGCGGGGGCCTAG
- a CDS encoding DUF4912 domain-containing protein, with product MCDRSEQPTPEQLRIEDFPRQDLEVREGPAEVAQVPVAEFTLAEPREVPQMPGYDQETFTVPDGYGETRIVLQVRDPFWMHVYWEIAQETEFELSRSLGALRDTAAMALRVHDVTGIQFDGTNSRSTTDIRVSNLANNWYLNVQEPDRSYCVDLGLLTEDAHFHLIARSNVVHTPRAGVSGVVDEEWATIRELELAVPSVPGTRPGSPEFIKTEEWARVLAAGSGGITGVSSPYPGPPPPGRREFWLVADTEVIVYGATEPGSTVTIGGSEVQLSPDGRFSVRYALPPGDHHVGIRAVSADGMVERSITWRVSRTRPV from the coding sequence GTGTGCGACAGGTCGGAACAACCAACGCCAGAGCAGTTGCGTATTGAGGACTTCCCCCGGCAAGACCTCGAGGTCAGAGAAGGCCCGGCGGAAGTGGCCCAGGTGCCCGTGGCCGAGTTCACCTTGGCTGAACCCCGGGAAGTCCCACAGATGCCCGGCTATGACCAGGAGACTTTTACCGTTCCGGACGGGTACGGCGAGACGCGAATAGTCCTTCAGGTCCGGGACCCGTTCTGGATGCATGTTTACTGGGAGATCGCCCAGGAGACGGAATTCGAGCTCTCCCGGTCATTGGGTGCCCTGCGGGACACCGCGGCGATGGCCCTGCGCGTACATGATGTCACCGGCATTCAGTTCGATGGGACCAATTCCAGGTCGACCACGGATATCCGAGTCAGCAACCTCGCGAACAACTGGTACCTAAACGTTCAGGAGCCAGACAGGTCCTACTGCGTTGACCTTGGCCTGCTTACCGAGGACGCTCACTTCCACTTGATCGCAAGGTCGAACGTGGTGCACACCCCAAGAGCGGGGGTGTCAGGCGTAGTAGACGAAGAGTGGGCCACCATCAGAGAGCTCGAACTGGCGGTGCCTTCTGTCCCTGGGACCCGCCCCGGGTCTCCCGAGTTCATCAAGACTGAGGAATGGGCTCGAGTCCTCGCCGCGGGCTCGGGCGGAATCACAGGCGTCTCGAGCCCGTATCCTGGTCCGCCTCCCCCGGGGCGTCGTGAGTTCTGGCTGGTTGCGGATACCGAGGTGATCGTGTATGGCGCAACCGAGCCCGGTTCGACTGTGACGATAGGTGGGTCGGAAGTTCAGCTCTCGCCTGACGGCAGGTTCTCGGTGAGGTATGCCCTTCCCCCGGGTGACCACCACGTGGGGATCAGGGCCGTATCCGCCGACGGGATGGTGGAACGAAGCATCACGTGGCGCGTGTCACGTACAAGGCCTGTGTGA
- a CDS encoding DUF1957 domain-containing protein — protein MPVGSFALVLHSHIPYCRKSGVWPFGEEWVFEAMAETYIPVLDVIRSAPVPPGHPFLTLSLTPVLLEQLADSYMQSRFLEYLDQRIEAARRDAERFGDARDDRLAGLARFYADYYEHIRGRFTDEYDCGLIGAIRDMVADGRVEVLASAATHAYLPLLSKDSSISAQVKIGIEACRRHFDCGPRGIWLPECGYSPGRIERALEDCGIQYFFADTHAVSGGAPMGLYGPEPAGVRQCAALPGLSTYRPYRLRGWDLAVFGRDEATAAQVWSRDWGYPGDGAYREFHKRDDRSGLPYWRVTNRLLDLGQKDIYNIEAARATARTHAKHFVRLLERGLSRYLQETGEAGVIVSPFDMELFGHWWFEGVQWLQDVFDILLPENTVQMTSAGEYLAAHPPTIEIDLVESSWGQGGGHSIWLNSGTRWMWESVVKAEQIAGRLGADAERLPQEARDFADQAVREFLLLSASDWPFLVTTGQARDYAQERFTRHLEDFHLLAEAADRAQPTDSDREALARVRERDAVFQWVDCSKL, from the coding sequence ATGCCCGTTGGTTCCTTTGCCCTGGTGCTCCACTCCCACATTCCTTATTGCCGCAAGTCCGGAGTCTGGCCCTTCGGGGAGGAATGGGTCTTTGAAGCCATGGCGGAAACGTACATCCCTGTCCTGGACGTGATAAGGTCTGCCCCGGTTCCGCCTGGCCACCCCTTCCTGACCCTGAGCCTCACCCCAGTGCTTCTCGAGCAGCTGGCTGACAGCTACATGCAGTCCCGGTTCCTCGAATACCTCGACCAGCGAATCGAGGCTGCCAGACGCGACGCAGAAAGGTTCGGTGACGCCAGAGACGATCGCCTTGCCGGACTTGCACGTTTCTACGCGGATTATTATGAGCATATCCGCGGAAGATTCACGGACGAGTACGACTGTGGTCTCATAGGGGCCATCAGGGACATGGTTGCCGACGGCCGGGTAGAGGTACTCGCGAGCGCAGCCACTCACGCGTATCTTCCCCTTCTATCGAAGGACTCCAGCATCAGCGCGCAGGTGAAGATCGGAATTGAGGCCTGCAGACGCCATTTTGACTGTGGCCCTCGCGGCATCTGGCTCCCTGAATGCGGGTACAGTCCAGGTAGAATCGAGCGTGCTCTGGAGGACTGTGGGATCCAGTACTTCTTCGCGGACACCCATGCCGTCTCCGGCGGCGCCCCAATGGGACTCTATGGCCCTGAGCCTGCAGGTGTCCGTCAGTGCGCTGCGCTTCCTGGACTCAGCACGTACAGGCCTTACAGACTTCGAGGATGGGACTTGGCAGTGTTCGGTCGAGACGAAGCTACCGCCGCACAGGTGTGGTCACGGGATTGGGGGTACCCTGGAGATGGGGCTTACCGCGAGTTCCACAAACGAGACGACCGGTCCGGGCTACCCTACTGGAGAGTCACCAACAGACTTCTCGATCTCGGCCAGAAGGATATCTACAACATCGAGGCCGCTCGGGCCACCGCAAGGACTCATGCAAAGCACTTCGTGCGTCTCCTCGAGCGAGGGCTCAGCCGCTATTTGCAGGAGACAGGCGAGGCGGGAGTAATCGTATCACCTTTCGACATGGAACTCTTCGGTCACTGGTGGTTCGAAGGAGTGCAGTGGCTGCAGGATGTGTTTGACATCTTGCTCCCCGAGAACACCGTACAGATGACGTCAGCAGGTGAGTATCTCGCTGCCCACCCGCCAACCATCGAGATCGATCTGGTCGAGAGCTCATGGGGGCAGGGAGGAGGACACAGCATATGGCTCAATTCCGGAACACGTTGGATGTGGGAGTCTGTGGTGAAAGCTGAGCAGATCGCCGGGAGGTTAGGGGCGGATGCCGAAAGGCTTCCCCAAGAGGCTAGGGATTTCGCGGATCAGGCGGTGAGGGAATTCCTGCTGCTCTCCGCGAGTGACTGGCCGTTTCTGGTTACCACAGGGCAGGCCCGGGATTACGCGCAGGAGAGGTTCACACGGCACCTCGAGGATTTTCACTTGCTCGCGGAGGCGGCGGACCGGGCCCAACCGACGGACTCGGACCGCGAGGCCTTGGCGAGGGTGCGCGAAAGAGACGCTGTGTTCCAATGGGTCGACTGTTCTAAGTTGTGA